The Actinoplanes sp. N902-109 genomic interval CACCCGGGAGTTGGGTACGGTCCTTGCGAAGCCGGTTGACGTATTCGGTAAGGCATTCGACGGGGATGCGGCGAAGTCGGCCGATCATGACGGATTCAACTTCGCCGCTGGAGACGAGTGCATACATGAGGGTGCGGCCGATGCTGAGCCGGCGCGCGGCCTGCTCAATCGTGAGGACCAGCTGGACAGGTTGGTTGTCGGGCGTAGGGATCTCGGCGGCTTCGCCGCGCAGATCGGCTGCCATCCAGCAGTTGCCTTTCGAGAGAGTTGGCAAGGAGTAGGAACGAGAGGAGACGAGGGCTGCGGCGGAGATCGCGTCGAGCAGCGCAGAGGGCTCCGCAGAATCCGCGATATCCGCGTAATGCCTGTCACATGCCCATCCAGCGGATTTCGCGGATTCCGCGGATGGTCACCGAAGGTCATGAGACCCGCCCGGCGCTGATCGGCTGAACCGTCCCGGCAGGCCAGACGACGTCCGGATGAACCAGCCAGGCCGGCGACGGAGCACGCCCAGCACCACGGCGTTCGGGCATCGGCGCCGGTCGCAGATAGCCGTGCGCAAGAGCAGGTTCAGCACCGGATCGAGATCAGCGGCCTTGCGGAACTTCCCTCGCGACAGCGCGGTGAAGAGGTCCCTCTTCGTGAACTGCTCGCTGTGCGTGCGCTCGATCCATCCGAGGACGTGCCGCGCGTCGTCGATGAGCGGATCGGCGCCCATGTCGTCGAATGCGGTCAGAGCATGGTCGGCGAAGTACTCGCCGATCTCGGCGGCCTGGTCCAGGGTGATGGCCTCGATCGGCCGATCCAGTCCGTTCAGCAGGTGCTCGGCCAAGTGCAGCAAGCTGGCGATGCGAGCCACAGCCCCGGCGTACTTGCTGCCCCAGTCGACGATGTGCGCCCAGCTTCCCGCAGGAGCCAGCCGTGGTTCGACCTCGCGCTCGATGGCCAGCATGCGTTGACTGGCATCCGGCGTGAGCTTCAGAATCGAGGGCTCTCGACGATCGGCCAGCCCCAGAACGAGAGCACTCAGGCTTTCGGCGTACGTGCTCGCTACCGAACCCGGGACCGGGTCGGCACCAACCCGCCGGCGGCCGACAGTGTTCTCCGGGATTGCGAAGAGGATGCGCGCAAGTAGCCCCTTGCCGCGGAAGCCCGGCATCTGCGCGATGTCACGCAACACCTCGGGTTGCACGGCCAGGCCCAGCGTGAGGGCCGGCCGGTCGACGTGCTCGGCTGGTCGAGATCGCCGGTCGACACGGAGCATGTCGCCCGCATGGCCCTTGAGGAACACCTCCAGATTCGGGGCGCCCGAGTAGCGACCGGCCAGCGTGGCAAAGATGCCGCCCTCAGGCGACAGAACCGAGAGCCGTCCGCCTTGCTCGGCGAGCAGTGATGCGGCCTGCTCGCTGGTCACGTCGTCGGCGACGAGACGTGGCAATGGCGGCACCGTAATCGCTTCGGCCGTCATCGCGGCGGCTGCCGCATCCGCAAGGAGCCGATCCCGAGCGCTCAACTCAGACGCGGCAGCCGCAGCGTTCGCCGCGCGATCTGCCGCTTTCGCAGCGACGCGCAAAGCCAGCTCGGCCTCGATAACCGCGGGGCGGGTGCGTTCGATCAGTGCCCCTTCGGCCGCAAGTAACGGCCGGATCAGCGCAGCGAAGACAGCCGACTTGCGTGAGCCTGGCGGCAACACGACAACCGTGAACAGGTTCGCCGGTTCCCGCCACGACCCGCGTACCTCGACCTCGGCACGGCCGCCGGCCGCCGTGGACAGAGCGGCGAGCGCGATGCAGCCAGCCAGGTCCACCGGCGTCTGCGTGAACTCAGCGACCGCACCGACCATGTCCGCGATCGGAGCGGGCAGGGCTTTGACAGGGAAAGGACGGGGCGCGTTGCGCGCACTCAACGGGATCGGTGTCGGCCACGGCGAGGCCGGAGCAGCGTTGAGCAGCGCACGCCCTGCCGCCAGCACCTCGCCAGTGTCCGAGCTGCTTGCGGCGAGCTGGGTCAATCGCGTCCCCAGATCGGCGACCTCACGACGTCGCGCGTGCTCCGCGACAATCCGGGCGTAATGCGGCCCGTTCGCCGTGGTGGGAACAGCAGCAATGAGCGTGTGGAGGTACGGCGCCCCGCCCAGCTTGCCGAGCGACCCTACGTCTGCAAGATGTGCCGCAACGGTGATGGGATCGCCGGGTGCCCCTGCGATGTGCAGTTCGACCAGCACGCGCCAGAGGTCAGCATGCGCCGGTCGATAGAAGTCCTCGGGCGCCACGATGCGAGCCAGTTCCGCGACCAGGCCCGGCGCCAACAAGGCCGAGCCGATCACGGCCTGTTCGGCAGCGTCGTCGTGGGACGGAGTACGAGTCACAGCGCGCGAGTCCTGTCCAGTCGAAGGCGTGATGGCCTGGTCATCGGGTGCCGCCTCGGTAGACGCGGGAGGCTTCGTGGAACAGGTGCCGGCCAAGTCGGATACGGATTCCGGTGCCGTCGCAGCGGCGACAGGGTTGGCGCCACAGTCCTCGCCCGCTGCCGAGCGACCCGCGTCCCGAGCAGCGGCGGCAGCGACGAAAGGGCCGGACCGCGCAGAGCACGACGTAGCCAAGAGTGACGATGACGAAAATCGGGCAGAGCAGGCTAGCGGCGATGCGGAACGCCTCCACGGAATGCCTCCAGGGCCGTTTTCGAGCGCGATTCACCCCGGGCGCTAGTTGACTAGCGTCCTGGTGGGAGTAGCTGAATGGCGCTAGCGGTGCCGCTAGACCTAGCGCTTACCGGAGCTAGACCTAGCGGCTTGCTAGCCCTATGCGGCTCGGCGCCGCCGATCACGTTCCGCTACGGCCGCTGCGATGTCTTCGCGATGGATGCCCTTGCGGTTGACCTTCTCGCGAGTCACGGGATCGGTGCCCCAGACCTGACGACCAACCGTGATTCCGTACGGCTTGAGTGCGGTCGCGACCTGCTCGGGCTTCCATCCGCCGTACATTTCGGGCCGCAGCTCGGCCAATCGGGCAGCGACGGTCTCGGACCAGACCTTGGGCTCGTTGATCGGCACCACGGTCAGGATGTCGTCGAGCAGTGACGCTGCTGGGCTGTCGGCCTTGGGCAGGTCACCGGCGGCGTAGCCGGTAAGCGTTCCGGCGGCCTCTCGCAGTCCACGCGCCCGGGTGATGACGACATCGACATCAGCCATCGGCACCCGGTTGGTCCGGACAGTCACGGCTTCCTCAACGGCGTCCGAGTCGTCAGCGCCGAGCAGAATGCCGACACCCTTGTGCGCACGCTGAAGCCGCGAGGAGTCGTACCCAGCGGTGTAAGAGCCGGCGCCGAGCACAGCCTCAGAGGACTGCCAAGTCATCGTCTTGAGCGCGAAACGTGTGCCGATGTTGTCCCGCAGATCGGTGGGGACCGCCTTGCCGTCCGGCTTCTGTGTGGCCAGCGA includes:
- a CDS encoding DUF3987 domain-containing protein, translating into MTRTPSHDDAAEQAVIGSALLAPGLVAELARIVAPEDFYRPAHADLWRVLVELHIAGAPGDPITVAAHLADVGSLGKLGGAPYLHTLIAAVPTTANGPHYARIVAEHARRREVADLGTRLTQLAASSSDTGEVLAAGRALLNAAPASPWPTPIPLSARNAPRPFPVKALPAPIADMVGAVAEFTQTPVDLAGCIALAALSTAAGGRAEVEVRGSWREPANLFTVVVLPPGSRKSAVFAALIRPLLAAEGALIERTRPAVIEAELALRVAAKAADRAANAAAAASELSARDRLLADAAAAAMTAEAITVPPLPRLVADDVTSEQAASLLAEQGGRLSVLSPEGGIFATLAGRYSGAPNLEVFLKGHAGDMLRVDRRSRPAEHVDRPALTLGLAVQPEVLRDIAQMPGFRGKGLLARILFAIPENTVGRRRVGADPVPGSVASTYAESLSALVLGLADRREPSILKLTPDASQRMLAIEREVEPRLAPAGSWAHIVDWGSKYAGAVARIASLLHLAEHLLNGLDRPIEAITLDQAAEIGEYFADHALTAFDDMGADPLIDDARHVLGWIERTHSEQFTKRDLFTALSRGKFRKAADLDPVLNLLLRTAICDRRRCPNAVVLGVLRRRPGWFIRTSSGLPGRFSRSAPGGSHDLR
- a CDS encoding helix-turn-helix domain-containing protein, with the protein product MAADLRGEAAEIPTPDNQPVQLVLTIEQAARRLSIGRTLMYALVSSGEVESVMIGRLRRIPVECLTEYVNRLRKDRTQLPGAA